From a single Phragmites australis chromosome 7, lpPhrAust1.1, whole genome shotgun sequence genomic region:
- the LOC133924842 gene encoding histone H4 — MSGRGKGGKGLGKGGAKRHRKVLRDNIQGITKPAIRRLARRGGVKRISGLIYEETRGVLKIFLENVIRDAVTYTEHARRKTVTAMDVVYALKRQGRTLYGFGG, encoded by the coding sequence ATGTCAGGTCGCGGTAAGGGCGGTAAGGGGCTGGGCAAGGGCGGCGCGAAGCGCCACCGCAAGGTGCTGCGCGACAACATCCAGGGGATCACCAAGCCGGCGATCCGGAGGCTGGCGAGGAGGGGTGGCGTGAAGCGCATCTCGGGGCTCATCTACGAGGAGACCCGCGGCGTGCTCAAGATCTTCCTCGAGAACGTCATCCGCGACGCCGTCACCTACACCGAGCACGCGCGCCGCAAGACCGTCACCGCCATGGACGTCGTCTACGCGCTCAAGCGTCAGGGCCGCACCCTCTACGGCTTCGGCGGCTAG
- the LOC133924845 gene encoding organelle RRM domain-containing protein 6, chloroplastic isoform X1, with protein sequence MASAYAPAVAAPRSIGNAIAAYPSPSCTLRPAAASSGVRNRQRLPTATACVQPPSASHGAVTRLYVSGLSFRTTEESLRDAFEKFGELTEVNLVMDRVAKRPRGFAFLSYADELEAKDAMEGMHGKFLDGRVIFVEVANRRSGF encoded by the exons ATGGCGAGCGCTTACGCCCCCGCCGTCGCTGCTCCCAGAAGCATCGGCAACGCTATCGCGGCCTACCCCTCCCCCTCGTGCACGCTTcggccggccgccgcctccagcGGGGTCCGCAACCGGCAGCGTCTACCCACCGCCACCGCCTGTGTTCAGCCGCCGAGTGCCTCCCACGGCGCCGTCACTAGGCTGTACGTCAGCG GTCTCTCGTTCCGTACAACCGAAGAGAGCCTCCGGGACGCGTTCGAGAAGTTCGGTGAGCTCACGGAAG TTAACCTTGTGATGGATAGAGTGGCGAAGCGGCCGAGAGGTTTCGCGTTCCTGTCTTACGCCGACGAGCTGGAAGCCAAGGACGCCATGGAAGGAATGCATGGGAAG TTCCTGGATGGCAGAGTAATCTTTGTCGAGGTTGCGAACCGAAGGTCTGGGTTCTGA
- the LOC133924845 gene encoding organelle RRM domain-containing protein 6, chloroplastic isoform X2, producing the protein MASAYAPAVAAPRSIGNAIAAYPSPSCTLRPAAASSGVRNRQRLPTATACVQPPSASHGAVTRLYVSGLSFRTTEESLRDAFEKFVNLVMDRVAKRPRGFAFLSYADELEAKDAMEGMHGKFLDGRVIFVEVANRRSGF; encoded by the exons ATGGCGAGCGCTTACGCCCCCGCCGTCGCTGCTCCCAGAAGCATCGGCAACGCTATCGCGGCCTACCCCTCCCCCTCGTGCACGCTTcggccggccgccgcctccagcGGGGTCCGCAACCGGCAGCGTCTACCCACCGCCACCGCCTGTGTTCAGCCGCCGAGTGCCTCCCACGGCGCCGTCACTAGGCTGTACGTCAGCG GTCTCTCGTTCCGTACAACCGAAGAGAGCCTCCGGGACGCGTTCGAGAAGTTCG TTAACCTTGTGATGGATAGAGTGGCGAAGCGGCCGAGAGGTTTCGCGTTCCTGTCTTACGCCGACGAGCTGGAAGCCAAGGACGCCATGGAAGGAATGCATGGGAAG TTCCTGGATGGCAGAGTAATCTTTGTCGAGGTTGCGAACCGAAGGTCTGGGTTCTGA
- the LOC133924841 gene encoding expansin-A10: protein MAPLLLLLLLLPALAAGHQHPSSYGSSALSEWRSAKASYYAADPEDAIGGACGFGDLGKHGYGMATVGLSTALFERGAACGGCYEVKCVEDLKYCLPGTSIVVTATNFCAPNYGLPADAGGHCNPPSHHFLLPIQAFEKIALWKAGVMPIQYRRVKCLREGGVRFSVNGRHFFFTVLISNVGGAGDVRSVKIKGTESGWLSMGRNWGQIWHINLDMRGQPLSFELSSSDGKTLTNFNVVPKEWEFGKTYTGKQFLL from the exons ATGGCTCCCCTActcctactcctcctcctcctcccggccctcgccgccggccaccaACACCCGTCCTCCTACGGCTCGTCCGCCCTCTCCGAGTGGCGCTCCGCCAAGGCCTCCTACTATGCCGCAGACCCCGAAGACGCCATCG GTGGCGCGTGCGGGTTCGGGGATCTGGGGAAGCACGGGTACGGGATGGCGACGGTGGGGTTGAGCACGGCGCTGTTCGAGCGCGGTGCGGCGTGCGGCGGCTGCTACGAGGTGAAGTGCGTGGAGGATCTCAAGTACTGCCTCCCCGGCACCTCCATCGTCGTCACGGCCACCAACTTCTGCGCCCCCAACTACGGCCTCCCGGCCGACGCCGGCGGCCATTGCAACCCGCCCAGCCATCATTTCCTCCTCCCCATCCAGGCCTTCGAGAAGATAGCGCTCTGGAAGGCCGGCGTCATGCCCATCCAGTACCGCCG TGTTAAGTGCCTTCGTGAAGGCGGTGTCAGGTTCTCAGTCAATGGTCGGCACTTCTTCTTCACAGTCCTAATCAGCAATGTTGGTGGCGCTGGCGATGTCAGGTCGGTGAAGATCAAAGGAACAGAGTCCGGATGGCTCTCGATGGGCCGCAACTGGGGCCAGATATGGCACATCAACTTGGACATGAGGGGGCAGCCCCTGTCCTTCGAGCTCAGCTCAAGCGATGGCAAGACGCTGACCAATTTCAACGTCGTGCCCAAGGAGTGGGAATTTGGCAAAACATACACCGGGAAGCAGTTTCTGCTGTAG
- the LOC133924844 gene encoding uncharacterized protein LOC133924844 yields MARFQEIKARYDQRSAADHVVHENFMDHLKNPLNSGVMDLPAEEREPKARKPYTMSKQREKWTEDEHRLFLESLQLHGRAWPRIQEHIGSKTTVQIRSHAQKFFSKVIRQSSGDDNCIAAAPQIQIPPPRPKRKPAHPYPRKLGSSPGKDVSALKQLEKPQLQIQSLCEQENGSPKSVLTTSQIGSDTLASDSSGSPALSVDMEERCPTPRIAAVEVAAQVPPSKDGNGNTVSKDVACVIPEGPVLRLFGKRVVVNDLHRQPNSNTGSLQNEVDMELDASAETPTSGSGNFPSYGAAEASTWSPWLTGAQQFMYYLPQGEVLSVHSACQFFSYDNGTISCTVLNPQAVASNKQQNHRPYQAADSKFMREEGSWMESITTSSSVPETTQNSDSIESTQVNNNEDEVIHVHGSRKCVSSAPVRLGGFVPYKKCAAESKMLRSQAHDEDEDGEMTRLCL; encoded by the exons ATGGCTCGTTTTCAG GAAATCAAGGCGAGATATGATCAAAGATCTGCTGCCGATCATGTTGTCCATGAGAACTTCATGGATCATCTGAAGAATCCTCTGAACTCCGGTGTTATGGATTTGCCAGCCGAAGAACGAGAGCCTAAG GCGCGCAAGCCTTACACGATGTCGAAGCAAAGGGAGAAATGGACGGAGGACGAGCACAGGCTGTTCTTAGAATCCCTGCAGCTCCATGGCCGCGCCTGGCCACGTATACAAG AGCACATAGGCAGCAAGACTACCGTGCAAATCAGGAGCCATGCTCAGAAATTCTTCTCCAAG GTCATTCGACAATCCTCTGGTGATGACAACTGCATAGCTGCTGCACCACAAATTCAGATTCCTCCGCCGCGGCCAAAGAGGAAGCCGGCACACCCGTACCCGCGCAAACTAGGTAGCTCACCCGGCAAGGATGTCTCTGCACTCAAACAGCTTGAGAAGCCTCAGCTGCAGATACAGTCCCTATGTGAGCAGGAGAATGGGTCGCCAAAATCTGTGTTAACCACATCACAGATAGGGTCAGATACCTTGGCCAGTGACAGCAGCGGATCGCCGGCCTTGTCAGTTGACATGGAGGAAAGATGCCCCACACCAAGAATAGCAGCTGTCGAGGTAGCTGCACAAGTGCCACCTTCCAAG GATGGCAACGGCAATACTGTTTCCAAGGATGTGGCGTGTGTAATACCTGAAGGTCCAGTCCTTAGGCTCTTCGGCAAGAGAGTTGTGGTGAATGATTTGCATCGGCAGCCAAACTCCAATACTGGGAGCCTACAAAATGAGGTAGACATGGAACTGGATGCTTCAGCTGAGACACCAACTAGTGGAAGTGGGAATTTCCCTTCCTATGGTGCAGCAGAAGCAAGCACATGGAGCCCGTGGCTGACCGGTGCACAGCAGTTTATGTACTATCTTCCTCAAGGGGAGGTTTTATCTGTGCATTCTGCTTGCCAATTTTTCAGCTACGATAATGGAACCATATCTTGCACAGTGTTGAACCCACAGGCAGTTGCCTCAAATAAGCAGCAAAACCACCGACCATATCAAGCTGCAGACTCCAAATTCATGAGGGAGGAAGGATCTTGGATGGAGTCGATCACAACCTCCAGCAGCGTGCCTGAAACAACTCAGAATTCAGATTCTATAGAATCTACACAAGTAAACAACAACGAAGACGAAGTGATACATGTTCATGGTTCAAGAAAATGTGTCAGCTCAGCTCCAGTTCGCCTTGGAGGTTTTGTGCCATACAAGAAGTGCGCAGCTGAAAGCAAGATGCTGCGGTCACAGGCGCATGAcgaggatgaagatggagagATGACAAGGCTGTGCTTGTAA
- the LOC133924843 gene encoding PH, RCC1 and FYVE domains-containing protein 1-like has translation MAGSFDGRMPTRGVEQAIVAMKKGAHLLKCGKRGKPKFCAFRLSSDEKTLLWYSKGREKHLSLSSVPAVVLGQKTINFLRQRCQEKESQSLSIIYKNGERSLDLICSDRDQAEYWYLGLRALISDPCSPCSSIGSRSSRHISSCTSTPRNYIQRMSRLPTVHGTPRHIQVHPSHRSPKKTQGNIFGGNDCSEPLFYPRQRTFSDIDTYLKKLTRKISNPEIHGLKDIIVANKEKAQKITQTPRLKTFEGPRAACRLDSLKDVFFWGDVLGSMLDCDSISKALPSLVDSTNMLDVQSIACGEKHAAIITKQGEVYSWGNESSGRIGYQVNFSVSQPKIVESLASLHVKAVAYGAKHTCAVTVSGELFEWGEGAHMGLLNDCHGRNQWFPHKLSSPMDGISVVKIACGPWHTAIITSSDQLYTYGDGTFGVLGHGDTQGIARPKEVEFLKGSRVKCVACGPWHTAAIVEVISSLKSDTPSSKLFTWGDADRGKLGHADKKMKLTPTVVDSLADYDFIQVSCGMALTVVLTVTGIVFTIGSSMHGQLGNPQADGKSICTVEGPLKTEFVRQISSGSSHVAVLTTNGKVFTWGKGKEGQLGLGDYINRNSPTLVEALEGRHVESISCGYNYTAAICLHKAISRKDLSACSSCKMAFGFTRKKHNCYHCGSMFCNSCSSNKVAKAALAPDKSRRYRVCDVCFGQLQKVVDCSKVKSELKNSKGDVFKTEIIRAYTPKLSRIFKDANLPVEKMDLVQGRNQRNEDSATPIQVKSRRWGQVECAAQFVSAQDSFRYQPISKNHMCGSSVSKRMHDPVVLKSGSNLQEPTDGPRKELNSTETLLTEEVKQLRSQVTLLAEHCQQKSLLVQLHKQKLDETWLIVRDEAAKCKAAKDVIKVLTDQCKCNALSEKLSVCQQLENSKITPDSSRGPPVTADLQHYPSKKLAPGKSSQLNSIQNHLSSNQRDEEFTPSTNSDVPLDVSYSHQNGARTFDSDGYVAEAGALVAPVVSNGVIEQIERGVYVTFAVSPSGRKDIRRVRFSRKHFGEKEAQHWWEENKSRVMQSTGLDNCNIASS, from the exons aTGGCTGGGAGCTTTGATGGGAGGATGCCAACTAGAGGCGTTGAGCAG GCCATTGTTGCTATGAAGAAGGGCGCACATCTCCTGAAATGTGGCAAGAGAGGGAAGCCCAAATTCTGCGCTTTCAGGCTATCTTCT GATGAGAAAACATTATTATGGTACTCAAAAGGGAGGGAAAAACACCTTAGCTTAAGCTCTGTTCCAGCTGTGGTTCTTGGACAGAAGACC ATAAACTTTCTGCGCCAGCGTTGTCAAGAGAAGGAATCTCAATCCTTGTCAATTATATACAAAAATGGAGAGCGCTCACTTGACTTG ATCTGCAGCGACAGAGATCAAGCTGAATATTGGTACCTTGGCTTGAGGGCCTTAATATCAGATCCTTGTAGTCCATGTTCATCGATCGGTTCAAGGAGCAGTAGACATATAAGCAGTTGCACAAGTACTCCCCGCAACTATATTCAGCGAATGAGTAGGCTACCAACTGTGCATGGTACACCCAGGCACATACAG GTGCATCCGTCACACAGGAGTCCTAAGAAGACACAGGGAAATATTTTTGGTGGTAATGATTGTTCAGAACCATTATTTTACCCAAGACAGCGAACATTCTCTGACATAGATACCTACCTGAAAAAGCTTACACGCAAGATTTCAAACCCAGAAATACATGGTCTGAAGGATATCATAGTTGCTAACAAAGAAAAGGCACAGAAAATTACTCAAACACCTAGACTGAAAACCTTTGAAGGACCCCGTGCAGCATGTAGATTAGATTCTTTGAAGGATGTTTTTTTCTGGGGTGATGTTCTTGGAAGTATGTTAGACTGTGACAGTATCTCAAAAGCCCTTCCAAGTTTAGTGGACTCAACCAATATGCTTGATGTACAAAGCATTGCTTGCGGGGAGAAACATGCGGCAATAATCACTAAGCAAGGGGAGGTCTACTCCTGGGGCAATGAGAGCAGTGGTAGAATTGGCTATCAGGTAAATTTCAGTGTTTCCCAACCCAAAATTGTTGAGTCTCTTGCCTCTTTACATGTGAAGGCTGTGGCATATGGAGCAAAGCATACTTGTGCGGTCACGGTTTCTGGTGAACTTTTTGAATGGGGTGAAGGAGCTCATATGGGTTTGTTGAATGACTGCCATGGAAGGAACCAATGGTTTCCACATAAATTGTCCAGTCCAATGGATGGCATATCTGTTGTGAAGATTGCTTGCGGTCCATGGCACACGGCTATCATAACATCGTCGGATCAGCTATACACATATGGGGATGGAACATTTGGTGTTCTTGGTCATGGAGATACACAAGGAATTGCTCGGCCAAAAGAAGTAGAGTTCTTGAAAGGGTCAAGAGTAAAATGTGTGGCATGTGGGCCATGGCACACAGCTGCCATTGTGGAAGTAATCAGCAGTTTAAAGAGCGATACTCCAAGCAGCAAGCTGTTCACCTGGGGCGATGCAGATCGGGGGAAGCTAGGCCATGCTGACAAAAAGATGAAGCTTACACCAACAGTCGTTGATTCACTTGCTGACTACGATTTTATTCAAGTGTCCTGCGGGATGGCACTCACTGTTGTGCTTACTGTTACTGGTATAGTCTTTACTATTGGCAGTTCCATGCATGGGCAATTAGGGAACCCCCAAGCAGATGGTAAATCTATTTGTACTGTTGAAGGACCACTTAAGACCGAGTTTGTGAGACAGATATCATCAGGTTCTTCCCACGTAGCCGTTCTGACTACAAATGGGAAAGTGTTTACATGGGGTAAAGGCAAGGAGGGACAACTTGGTTTAGGTGACTACATTAACAGGAACTCTCCAACTTTAGTAGAGGCATTGGAAGGTAGGCATGTGGAAAGCATATCTTGTGGTTACAATTACACTGCCGCAATCTGTCTGCATAAGGCAATCTCAAGAAAGGACCTCTCTGCTTGCAGCAGTTGCAAAATGGCTTTTGGTTTTACTAGAAAGAAGCACAACTGTTACCACTGTGGTTCTATGTTCTGCAATTCCTGCAGTAGTAACAAGGTTGCCAAGGCAGCGCTTGCACCAGACAAGAGCAGAAGGTATCGTGTATGTGATGTGTGCTTTGGTCAGCTACAGAAAGTTGTGGATTGTAGTAAGGTAAAGTCAGAACTAAAGAACAGCAAAGGGGATGTGTTTAAAACAGAAATTATAAGGGCATACACACCTAAGTTGTCGCGTATATTCAAGGATGCAAACTTACCTGTAGAAAAGATGGATTTAGTACAGGGTCGCAATCAAAGGAATGAGGACTCTGCCACTCCAATCCAAGTAAAATCTCGGAGATGGGGGCAAGTTGAGTGCGCTGCTCAATTTGTATCTGCACAAGACAGTTTTCGATATCAACCTATATCAAAGAATCATATGTGTGGTAGCTCTGTTTCCAAGAGAATGCATGACCCCGTAGTGCTGAAGTCTGGCAGCAATTTGCAAGAGCCTACCGATGGTCCGAGGAAAGAGTTGAACAGCACAGAAACCTTACTCACAGAGGAAGTAAAGCAGCTTCGTTCACAG GTGACACTTCTTGCGGAGCATTGCCAGCAAAAAAGCCTTCTGGTTCAACTGCACAAACAAAAACTTGATGAGACATGGCTAATTGTTAGGGATGAGGCTGCGAAGTGCAAAGCCGCCAAAGATGTCATAAAGGTTCTAACGGATCAG TGCAAGTGCAACGCCTTGTCAGAGAAACTTTCGGTTTGTCAGCAACTAGAGAACTCCAAGATCACACCTGATAGCAGCCGAGGACCACCAGTGACAGCGGATTTGCAACATTATCCCAGCAAAAAGCTTGCCCCAGGCAAATCCAGTCAACTCAACAGCATCCAAAATCACCTGAGTAGCAACCAAAGAGATGAGGAATTTACACCATCAACAAATTCTGACGTGCCATTAGACGTATCATACAGTCATCAGAACGGCGCGAGAACATTTGACAGTGATGGTTATGTCGCGGAAGCGGGTGCCCTTGTTGCTCCAGTCGTGTCCAATGGTGTGATTGAGCAAATCGAGCGTGGAGTATATGTTACGTTTGCTGTATCTCCTAGCGGAAGGAAAGACATAAGACGAGTAAGATTCAG TCGGAAGCATTTTGGCGAGAAGGAAGCTCAGCACTGGTGGGAAGAGAACAAAAGCAGGGTAATGCAAAGTACAGGACTGGACAACTGCAACATCGCTTCCTCTTGA